One Methylocystis iwaonis genomic window, ATCACGCCCGTCGAGGCGATGAAGACTTGCCGGTCGCTCGCGCCCGTCGCGGCGGCGGCGATCTTGGCGGAGCGCTTCACCGCTTCGGCGCCGACCTTGCCGGTGAAGGCGTTGGCGTTGCCGGAATTGACGAGCAGCGCCTTCGCCTTGCCGCCCTTCAGTTTCGCGCGGCACCAGTCGACCGGCGCCGAGGGGCATTTGGATTTGGTGAAGACCCCCGCGACCGCGGCGCCCTCGTCCATGATGGCGAGCATCACGTCGGTGCGGCCGGCGTAGCGAATGTTCGCCGCGCCGGCGGCGAAGCGCACGCCGTCGAGCGGCGCGATTTCGGGAATGGTTGCGGGCGCGAGCGGCGAGAGGGGGGCGTCATGGGCCATGGTGAAAACCCTGCGTATATCGATGCGGCCGCCTGAAGAGGGCGGCGCGGAGAATGTGTTTGCAAATGGGGTTTGGCGGCATGGAGCCGCGCCGTCAAGCCGCGACGCGCGCGGCGGCGGCATTTTGCGCAGTCATTCTCCGTTGCGTGCAAAAGTTTATACTCCCGTCACGGCGGCCTGCTTGTCTGGCTCTTCGCCGCAAAGCACTTTTCAAGGAGATTGATGTGTCGAAGCCTTTCTACGAAATCGGCGTGGTGTTATCCGGCGCCATCTCGGCGGGCGCCTATTCGGCCGGCGTCATGGACTTTCTCATCGAAGCGCTCGACGCCTATGAGAGCGCCAAGGCGCATCCCGGCTGGGACGGCCCCACGCATGATGTGCGCATTCCGATCATGGCCGGCGCCTCGGCGGGCGGCATGACCGCGGCGATTTCCGCGCTCCACGCCTTTCGCCGTCCCGAGCATGTGTGGCCCGGCAAGCCGTTGCCGCTGCCGCCCGCCAATCGACTTTATTCGAGCTGGGTTCACGACATCGACATCATGCGCCTTCTCGAGACCACCGATCTCGACGGCGCCAGGGCGGCGCAGGGCGTGAAATCGGCCTTGTGCTGCGACGTCATCGACGAGATCGTCGCTAACGCTTTCGAGCTTTCGGGCGAAATACGGCGGCCAAATTGGGTGGGGCGCGGCGCCTCGCGCGATCTGCGCGTCTTTCTCACGCTCACCAATCTGCGCGGCGTGCCCTATTCCTTCCAGCTCTTCGGCTCCGACGATCCGCGCCGATACGGCATGCTCAATCACGGCGATTATCTCGATTTCAACATCGGTGTGGCGCCGGGGCAGGCGGATGGCGCGCTGGCGCTGGACATTGGGAGCACTGAGACCGACGGTTGGGAGCTTTTCCGCACGGCCGCCAAGGCGACAGGCGCCTTTCCGGTCGGCCTCGCGCCGCGCTTCATCCAAAGGAACGAGCTCGATTACTGGCATAGCCAGCGGGTCGGCTTCGACTCCGATGGCGGCTTCACGCCTGTCTATCCGGACGACTGGGTAAAATCGGTCCAGCCCTATTCATTCGTCGCGGTCGACGGCGGGACGATCGACAACGAACCACTCGAGCTTGTGCGGCGTTATCTTGCCGGGACAGGCGGAAGCAAC contains:
- a CDS encoding patatin-like phospholipase family protein yields the protein MSKPFYEIGVVLSGAISAGAYSAGVMDFLIEALDAYESAKAHPGWDGPTHDVRIPIMAGASAGGMTAAISALHAFRRPEHVWPGKPLPLPPANRLYSSWVHDIDIMRLLETTDLDGARAAQGVKSALCCDVIDEIVANAFELSGEIRRPNWVGRGASRDLRVFLTLTNLRGVPYSFQLFGSDDPRRYGMLNHGDYLDFNIGVAPGQADGALALDIGSTETDGWELFRTAAKATGAFPVGLAPRFIQRNELDYWHSQRVGFDSDGGFTPVYPDDWVKSVQPYSFVAVDGGTIDNEPLELVRRYLAGTGGSNERSADRANRSIILISPFPNLQKTTLEGRGERLLDVLPRLFSTLIDQARFKPDELALAQDERVYSRYMIEPERAPNAHPDSKLYPIACGVLGGFGGFLHQSFRHHDYLLGRRNAQAFFRANFSLPVSNPLFAEFPEALREKWLVRDIDSGDLRLHDTERGKEPGLPIIPLTPEIQGATPDMMKEIAIGASDLPRPQVFDNPVVRGDLQSAIEKRAATVVAALVENDLKAFTSGPLGFFKRLGARHFGTDMVVAKANDAIFGIGGAIDNVRNAFFETKV